A segment of the Aromatoleum aromaticum EbN1 genome:
TCCGGCGTGCCTGCCGGCAGCGCGACCGGCGTGTCGGCTGTCAGGCGCAGCGCCTCGACCGGCGCTGGCAGCACGAGCGCGGCCAGATGCTCGGAAGCAAGCTGCACGAAGCGCGCCGCATCGCGTTGCGGACGGCCGGTGACGATTTCGACGACGGTTGCGGGGGCGCAGTCGTGTTCGAGATGCAGCCGGCAGCAATCGAGCCCGGCCTGGCGCGCGGCCAGCCATGCGGCGAGGTTCGAGAAAAGCCGCCCGGCGGCAAAGCGCAACGGTTCGGTGTGCGCGACGCTCGCCGGCAGCACGAGGCGCGAGGCGAAGCGCTCGGCAGGGACGAAGCGCGGGCGCGGATCTGGCTCGCGGCCGCGGGCGCGCGCAACGGTGTCGGTGACGACGCTTGCGTCGCGGCGTGCGAGCCCGTCGCGCGGCAGCCGAGCAAGTTCGCCGATGCGGCGCACACCCACACCGCGCAGCAGCTCGAGCGTGGCAGGCGGCACGGGCGCCCCATCGGCGAGCAGTTCAATCGGCAGCGCGTCGAGCGCGCCCGCCCAGCCGTTCGACGGGCGCACGAGCGTCCCCGGGCGCACTCGTGCGAGCCAGCGTGCAGCCAGCGGTGTCGGCGCGGCAGCAAGGGTCGTGGTCAGGCCGAGCGGCAGCGCGGCGTCCGCAATGCGCTGCGCGAGCCCGTCGATGCCGCCGAACAGGCGCAGGCTCGCGCTCGCTTCGAGCAGCACCGCATCGGGCGGATCGAGGCTCACGCACGACGTGAACCGTCCGGCCCATGTCGCAAGCTCGGCAAGCGTCGCCGCTTCGAGCGCCGGATCGCGCTCACGCAAGACCAGTTCGGGCACCACCGCCAGCGCGCCGGCAACCCCTTGGCGTAGTTCGACGCCGCGCACCCGGGCGGCCGTCGTCGCGGCAACGATCGTGGCGCGCGGCTGCGGCTCGATGACCGCCAGGAGGCCCGCGTCATCGACGCCGCGCGTGAAGACCTGCAGCGGCAGATCGGGCAGGATCAGCGCAAACCAGAGCATCGTCGGTCGGCTCGGCCAGGGAAAGCGGCGGGACGCTCGGGAAGGGTGAGCCGAAGCGGCCACGCGAGCGGCGGGCCGCGCCGTTTGACGATCTCGAGCGCCAAGGCGTCGGGCGCGGGCTGCAATCGCAGCCGCAGGATCGCCGGCGACGCCTGCCGCGCGGCGCTGCCCGGGCGAAACACGAACAGCGACGTCGCCGCCGCTTCGGCGGCAAGCTGCAGGCGCCGCAGCGCGGCGCTCTGGGCGTTCGGCAGCCACGCGACCACGACCGAGCAGCCGCCCGACGCGACCGCCTGGCGGATCGTCCATAAGGTCGTGGCCGGATCGGACGGCGTGAGCAGCAACAATCGGTCGAGCCGCACGCCG
Coding sequences within it:
- a CDS encoding Y-family DNA polymerase produces the protein MLWFALILPDLPLQVFTRGVDDAGLLAVIEPQPRATIVAATTAARVRGVELRQGVAGALAVVPELVLRERDPALEAATLAELATWAGRFTSCVSLDPPDAVLLEASASLRLFGGIDGLAQRIADAALPLGLTTTLAAAPTPLAARWLARVRPGTLVRPSNGWAGALDALPIELLADGAPVPPATLELLRGVGVRRIGELARLPRDGLARRDASVVTDTVARARGREPDPRPRFVPAERFASRLVLPASVAHTEPLRFAAGRLFSNLAAWLAARQAGLDCCRLHLEHDCAPATVVEIVTGRPQRDAARFVQLASEHLAALVLPAPVEALRLTADTPVALPAGTPDLFGGKDDAREAALRLLDRLHARLGRDAVRTVLPVADHRPERAWRPAAPGARPAPHPAILAPRPLWLMQPRALGAARALTLLSGPERIESGWWDGDDVRRDYYVARTPEGALWWVFERLDSPGGWYVHGFFG
- the imuA gene encoding translesion DNA synthesis-associated protein ImuA, with translation MSTSPLATLAGLPPGLVWPADRLARPAEAGVPTGFPALDAQLPGGGWPRGALIELLIDAFGIGELALLLPALRAAAPERWIAWIAPPHLPYAPALAAAGVRLDRLLLLTPSDPATTLWTIRQAVASGGCSVVVAWLPNAQSAALRRLQLAAEAAATSLFVFRPGSAARQASPAILRLRLQPAPDALALEIVKRRGPPLAWPLRLTLPERPAAFPGRADRRCSGLR